One Tiliqua scincoides isolate rTilSci1 chromosome 9, rTilSci1.hap2, whole genome shotgun sequence DNA segment encodes these proteins:
- the LOC136660310 gene encoding group IIE secretory phospholipase A2-like, producing the protein MDERGRELSITDACIRVLMPSRKLFQHSSELCGAEHCREYFYCCTKMKHSYGTTLLLLCVLSFASGNLIQFANVIRQVTSKFSSVFFNGYGCYCGLGGSKQPKDETDWCCHTHDCCYGKMSSLGCDPKMDIYSYDFQKGNLFCRGRTMCQKMICECDKAAALCFRRAASTYRLRYMYFPNFLCRGDTPPCQ; encoded by the exons ATGGATGAAAGAGGCAGAGAACTATCCATCACTGATGCATGTATAAGAGTCTTGATGCCATCAAGGAAGCTTTTCCAGCACAGCTCAGAGCTTTGCGGGGCAGAACATTGTAGAGAATATTTTTATTGCTGCACAAAGATGAAGCATTCATATGGAACCACTTTGCTTCTCCTTTGTG TCCTGTCCTTTGCCAGTGGCAACCTGATCCAGTTTGCCAATGTCATCCGGCAAGTAACGAGCAAGTTCTCATCAGTGTTTTTTAATGGATACGGATGCTACTGTGGTCTGGGAGGATCCAAGCAACCAAAGGATGAAACCGACTG GTGCTGTCACACCCACGACTGTTGCTACGGAAAGATGTCATCGCTTGGCTGTGACCCCAAAATGGACATCTATAGCTATGACTTCCAGAAAGGCAACTTATTTTGCC GTGGACGAACCATGTGCCAGAAGATGATCTGTGAGTGTGATAAGGCTGCTGCTCTATGTTTCCGGAGAGCCGCCAGCACCTATAGGCTTAGATACATGTATTTCCCAAACTTTCTATGCCGTGGGGACACCCCACCATGCCAGTAG